One region of Terriglobia bacterium genomic DNA includes:
- a CDS encoding SCO family protein, translated as MSEVSRRKLFAGFAAVPFLGALAAHGEETGARTSSTVAPAHKFAPPLPGREILRRRYFPNVELVTHTGKKVKFYDDVLKDKIVILNMMYADCEGVCPTITANLKHVQKILHEQINHEIFIYSMTVKPEQDTPAKLKQYAKMHGINDKYWTFLTGKPEEVDMLRHLTGFADPNPEIDKDKARHSGMIRYGNEPMALWGTCQGSGEPEWMAQEIGFAIPREFKRHPAINE; from the coding sequence ATGTCAGAAGTCAGCAGAAGAAAGTTGTTCGCCGGGTTTGCCGCTGTGCCCTTTCTGGGAGCGCTAGCGGCCCACGGTGAAGAAACCGGCGCTCGGACAAGCAGTACTGTCGCGCCTGCTCATAAGTTCGCCCCTCCGCTGCCTGGGCGCGAGATCCTGCGCCGGCGGTACTTTCCCAACGTCGAACTGGTGACGCACACCGGCAAAAAAGTGAAGTTTTACGATGATGTGCTGAAAGACAAAATCGTAATTCTCAACATGATGTATGCCGATTGCGAAGGCGTGTGCCCCACCATCACAGCCAACCTCAAGCACGTGCAGAAGATCCTGCATGAGCAGATCAATCACGAGATCTTCATTTATTCCATGACCGTCAAGCCGGAACAGGACACACCTGCCAAGCTCAAGCAATATGCGAAGATGCACGGCATCAACGACAAATACTGGACCTTTCTCACCGGCAAGCCGGAGGAAGTTGACATGCTTCGGCACCTGACCGGCTTTGCCGATCCCAATCCTGAGATCGACAAGGACAAAGCGAGGCATAGCGGAATGATTCGGTACGGAAATGAGCCGATGGCTTTATGGGGCACTTGCCAGGGCAGCGGCGAGCCCGAGTGGATGGCGCAGGAAATTGGATTTGCTATCCCGCGCGAATTTAAGAGACATCCTGCGATCAACGAATAG
- a CDS encoding multicopper oxidase domain-containing protein codes for MYFNANGEKVSRARWKEMYNAFKNRQELVKAGLTSRRDLMRMGLLTGAGMLIAKKGLSSRAWADTWGSGSNCYSGSSGCGNCASPTTRPWVMNMPIPPVKQPIALSALTGPAPTIAPNNAINPATGIAYEGRTRAHQSPIGSNGNLPFPAATVYQVSQQVANVSMSPDLPMQRLWTFDGMSPGSTYVSHYGTPILIRNYNNLPSDNGGFGINSVSTHLHNAHTPSESDGFPCDYFASGQYYDQYYPNQLAGFLSDHVSTNGDINEALSTLWYHDHREGFTAQNVYKGLVGHYILFNNYDTGDETTGFRLPSFPTYDIPMMFADRCFDATTGDLVFDTFNTDGILGDKFLVNGVIQPVLHVSPRRYRFRWINTGPSRFLQIHLTDLNNLTTSQPFWQISNDGNLLPKPIQVPAVALGVAERADVVIDFSKYAGKTIYLENRLLQPNGQGGPTGSVSSPGQGFLMLRIVVDQPAAQDNSVDPATPPSYYALPSVSGTPRVSRTFNFDQGRNGQWTINGSLFSCTTARFTVQQNSLEQWYLDNGWNWSHPIHVHMEEHQVTQGAPGLYGSSSDDSWDYSRYSSQYCWSGCTSNSPTGVNLARKDTVRLVPKANATIRMRFRDWLGRYVMHCHNVIHEDHAMMLRFDVGTTGDTKTNP; via the coding sequence ATGTATTTCAACGCGAATGGAGAGAAAGTCTCTCGCGCACGATGGAAAGAGATGTACAACGCCTTTAAAAACCGGCAGGAGCTTGTAAAAGCCGGATTAACCAGCCGCCGTGATCTGATGAGAATGGGCCTGCTGACCGGCGCAGGTATGCTGATCGCCAAGAAAGGCCTGAGCAGCCGCGCATGGGCCGACACGTGGGGCAGCGGCAGCAACTGCTATTCCGGAAGCAGCGGCTGCGGCAACTGTGCCAGTCCTACGACGCGTCCGTGGGTAATGAACATGCCCATTCCGCCGGTAAAGCAGCCTATCGCTCTTTCCGCACTCACCGGGCCGGCGCCGACCATCGCTCCTAACAACGCAATCAATCCCGCAACTGGCATTGCGTATGAAGGCCGCACGCGGGCGCATCAGTCACCCATCGGCAGCAATGGGAATCTTCCCTTTCCTGCGGCAACCGTGTATCAAGTCAGCCAGCAGGTGGCGAATGTGAGCATGTCGCCCGACCTGCCTATGCAAAGATTGTGGACCTTTGACGGCATGAGCCCCGGCTCGACTTACGTGAGCCACTACGGCACGCCGATCCTGATCCGCAATTACAACAACCTGCCTTCTGACAACGGCGGATTTGGAATCAACTCGGTTTCCACGCACCTGCACAACGCCCACACGCCTTCAGAGAGTGACGGCTTCCCTTGTGATTACTTCGCTTCCGGCCAGTATTATGACCAGTACTATCCCAACCAGCTTGCTGGCTTCCTCTCTGATCACGTATCGACGAACGGCGACATCAATGAGGCGCTGAGCACGCTGTGGTATCACGATCATCGCGAAGGCTTCACGGCGCAGAACGTCTACAAAGGCTTGGTCGGTCATTACATCCTGTTCAATAACTACGACACCGGAGACGAGACCACCGGGTTCCGCCTGCCGTCGTTCCCAACCTATGACATTCCAATGATGTTTGCCGACCGGTGCTTTGATGCGACTACCGGCGACCTGGTGTTCGATACGTTCAACACTGACGGCATCCTGGGCGACAAGTTCCTGGTCAATGGAGTGATCCAGCCGGTGCTGCACGTGAGTCCGCGGCGCTATCGCTTCCGCTGGATCAATACCGGGCCGTCTCGGTTCCTCCAGATTCACCTGACGGACCTGAACAACCTCACCACTTCACAGCCGTTCTGGCAGATTTCGAATGACGGCAACTTGCTGCCGAAGCCGATCCAGGTGCCGGCGGTCGCGCTGGGAGTAGCGGAACGCGCGGACGTGGTTATCGACTTCTCGAAGTATGCAGGCAAGACGATCTATCTCGAGAATCGCCTGCTTCAACCGAACGGACAGGGTGGCCCCACGGGGTCTGTCTCATCTCCAGGGCAGGGATTCCTGATGCTACGGATTGTGGTGGACCAGCCCGCCGCGCAGGACAACAGCGTAGACCCGGCAACGCCGCCGAGCTATTACGCCCTGCCCAGCGTGAGCGGCACGCCGCGCGTGAGCCGCACATTTAACTTTGACCAGGGCCGCAATGGCCAGTGGACCATCAATGGCAGCCTCTTCAGTTGCACTACGGCGCGCTTCACCGTGCAGCAGAACAGCCTGGAGCAATGGTATCTCGATAATGGGTGGAACTGGTCGCATCCGATTCACGTCCACATGGAAGAGCACCAGGTCACTCAGGGTGCGCCTGGCCTGTACGGCAGCAGCAGCGACGATTCATGGGACTACAGCCGCTACAGCAGCCAGTACTGCTGGTCAGGATGTACGAGTAATTCTCCGACCGGTGTAAACCTGGCGCGCAAAGATACCGTCCGTCTGGTACCGAAAGCCAATGCAACCATCCGGATGCGCTTCCGCGACTGGCTTGGACGCTACGTGATGCACTGCCATAACGTGATTCACGAAGATCACGCCATGATGTTGCGCTTCGACGTGGGCACAACCGGCGACACCAAGACAAATCCGTAA
- a CDS encoding BON domain-containing protein, with translation MRKRLNIFLAAVLALGTTGLAFAASADQQVASSSDARIEQRLTGEVRHELNMIPQFTVFDNLAYRVNGRTVTLYGQVRDAIVKDSAEARVKHLEGVERVDNQIEILPASFNDDRIRHRVAMAVFNDSRLFNYGIQPTPPIHIIVKNGHVELVGMVRTQADKDDAFIRANGVPGVFSVQNNLQVEQPKKG, from the coding sequence ATGAGAAAGCGTTTGAACATATTTTTAGCTGCGGTCCTGGCATTAGGAACCACAGGATTGGCGTTCGCCGCGTCCGCTGACCAGCAGGTCGCATCAAGTTCCGATGCGCGAATTGAACAACGGCTTACCGGCGAAGTCCGCCATGAACTGAATATGATTCCACAATTTACCGTGTTCGATAATCTCGCTTACCGTGTGAACGGCCGCACCGTAACGCTGTACGGGCAGGTGCGGGATGCGATTGTGAAGGATTCGGCAGAAGCCCGCGTCAAGCATCTGGAAGGCGTGGAGCGAGTAGATAACCAGATCGAGATACTCCCGGCTTCGTTCAATGACGACCGCATTCGCCATCGAGTGGCAATGGCGGTATTTAACGATTCCCGCTTGTTCAATTATGGGATCCAGCCCACGCCGCCAATCCACATCATAGTGAAGAACGGCCATGTGGAGCTGGTAGGAATGGTAAGGACCCAGGCAGACAAGGATGATGCGTTCATCCGCGCCAATGGTGTTCCCGGAGTTTTCTCCGTGCAGAACAATCTGCAAGTGGAACAACCGAAGAAAGGCTAA
- a CDS encoding sigma-70 family RNA polymerase sigma factor, whose protein sequence is MAGATALGNIASAIGVRAEEASIVAELKAGSEEAYNWLVTHYHQPIYSLVYRILTDPADAADTTQEVFLKVFRGMNRFNGECSLKTWLYRIAIHEASNQRRWWFRHKSKETSMEAHVDQDGNSYGLCDTLADKSESPMEILAHEEVRARVEMELKQIPEPYRTTVVLRDIEGLAYEEIAEVLQISLGTVKSRLIRGRDALKKRLETFVNEMGAEVGGSKPEANHRSPAQSEVEAQS, encoded by the coding sequence GTGGCGGGAGCAACAGCATTGGGAAACATCGCCAGCGCAATCGGCGTAAGAGCCGAGGAAGCCTCTATTGTTGCCGAGCTAAAGGCCGGCTCTGAAGAGGCTTACAACTGGCTTGTGACCCACTATCACCAGCCGATTTACAGCCTTGTGTACCGCATTCTGACTGACCCTGCAGATGCTGCGGATACCACACAGGAAGTATTCCTTAAAGTCTTTCGCGGCATGAATCGTTTCAACGGCGAATGCAGCCTGAAGACATGGCTCTACCGCATCGCGATACATGAGGCTTCCAACCAGAGGCGTTGGTGGTTCCGGCACAAGAGCAAAGAGACTTCCATGGAAGCCCACGTGGATCAGGACGGAAACTCCTATGGCCTGTGTGACACGCTGGCAGACAAGAGTGAATCGCCCATGGAGATTCTTGCCCATGAGGAAGTGCGCGCACGGGTGGAGATGGAATTGAAACAAATCCCGGAGCCTTATCGTACAACCGTAGTGCTGCGCGATATTGAAGGGCTTGCATATGAGGAGATCGCTGAAGTTTTGCAGATTTCGCTGGGAACTGTGAAGTCCCGCCTGATCCGCGGCCGCGATGCTCTGAAGAAACGACTGGAGACTTTCGTTAACGAAATGGGTGCTGAGGTAGGGGGAAGCAAGCCGGAAGCGAATCACCGTTCTCCGGCGCAATCAGAAGTGGAGGCACAGTCATGA
- a CDS encoding zf-HC2 domain-containing protein — protein MRCTEARPLFSSYLDRAVSGTEMHEIFAHLEQCAGCQKEYALLENTRSLVSSLGRRQPPSDLALKIRVAISSTRARNSLSLFQRCVLRLENTFQGVMVPATAGVLFAVVFFGVLIVLLVPAQVSANDDVPSTFYTPPRLQVSEYPEDQLNLDSPVVIETYVDSRGFVEDYRIISGRDDDEVRAQLGRALLRTLFIPAQSFGRPVPGKAIMSFSHINVKG, from the coding sequence ATGAGATGTACAGAGGCCCGGCCCCTGTTCTCATCATATCTGGACCGCGCCGTCAGTGGTACGGAGATGCACGAGATCTTCGCCCATCTGGAACAATGCGCGGGATGCCAGAAAGAATACGCGCTTTTGGAAAATACCCGCTCGCTGGTTTCATCACTTGGACGCCGTCAGCCCCCCTCTGATCTGGCGTTGAAGATCCGCGTGGCCATTTCCAGCACCCGCGCTCGCAATTCGCTAAGTTTGTTCCAGCGTTGCGTCTTGCGGCTGGAAAATACCTTTCAGGGCGTCATGGTCCCGGCCACAGCAGGCGTGCTTTTCGCGGTAGTCTTCTTTGGCGTGTTGATCGTTTTGCTGGTGCCGGCTCAGGTCAGCGCCAATGACGACGTTCCATCAACTTTTTACACGCCGCCACGGCTCCAGGTTTCTGAATATCCTGAAGACCAGTTGAACCTGGATTCGCCCGTCGTGATTGAGACGTACGTGGATTCCAGGGGGTTTGTGGAAGATTATCGCATCATTTCCGGGCGCGATGACGATGAGGTGCGGGCGCAGTTGGGCCGCGCGCTGCTCCGTACTCTATTTATTCCGGCCCAATCCTTTGGCCGGCCTGTTCCAGGAAAAGCGATCATGTCCTTTTCCCATATAAACGTGAAGGGATAG
- a CDS encoding DUF4932 domain-containing protein, giving the protein MVWSVLLLVAASGTSLAQTTKAQLEVSETFFTLAAALNSCGYDAGLETSMPLRQVVRTEVSASLTQSAEAKQTGNAICQFWIDHQLPGKDNDVTPYLSLALDLGPPPDFAPTIPEADLAPDAGRVLGVLSPLKKFYQAANIGGLWRKHQPEYQALVSQLHDPVSQLLTQTDLYLKVPFSNYPGQRFVIYMEPLLSPAQVDSRNFGSNYYMVISPDHETHVRFPEIRHTYLHFVLDPMALSHGNTLKQLEPILEDVKTAPMATAFKNDISLMVNECLIRAIEARTTIPKSNEAARSAYVQRSVEEGFVLTRVLYDQLGDFEKDSTGLKNAYGNLLHTISLERERKRAREVVFREQATPEIVSAVQPAPNEDRLLNIAEQKLAAGDREGAEKLANEVLAHNHGGEAPGHAVFILARIATLTGKMEEARASFEQAVQSVHDSRMLAWSHIYLGRIFDIQDKRDVAVEHYRAALAAGDPSADTKAAAERGLTEPYQARKTAKP; this is encoded by the coding sequence TTGGTCTGGTCTGTGCTGCTGCTCGTGGCGGCGTCTGGCACGTCTCTGGCTCAGACCACCAAAGCGCAACTGGAAGTTAGCGAGACGTTTTTTACCCTGGCTGCTGCCTTAAATAGTTGCGGCTACGATGCCGGCCTGGAAACGTCTATGCCTCTCAGGCAAGTGGTGCGGACGGAAGTGAGCGCCTCGTTAACGCAATCCGCAGAAGCCAAACAGACCGGAAACGCCATCTGCCAATTTTGGATCGATCACCAACTGCCCGGCAAAGATAATGACGTAACGCCTTATCTCTCGCTCGCGTTGGATTTGGGCCCGCCGCCTGACTTTGCTCCCACTATTCCTGAAGCTGATCTTGCCCCTGACGCCGGACGTGTGCTGGGCGTTCTCTCGCCGCTGAAAAAGTTTTATCAGGCAGCAAACATTGGGGGCCTCTGGCGAAAGCATCAACCGGAATATCAGGCGCTGGTCAGTCAGCTTCACGATCCTGTATCCCAGCTGCTTACGCAGACTGATCTGTATTTGAAAGTGCCGTTCAGCAATTATCCCGGCCAGAGATTTGTGATTTATATGGAGCCGCTGCTTTCCCCGGCTCAGGTGGACTCAAGAAATTTTGGCAGCAATTACTACATGGTTATATCGCCCGACCATGAAACACATGTGCGTTTTCCGGAGATCCGCCACACGTATTTACATTTTGTGCTCGACCCCATGGCGCTTTCTCACGGAAACACTCTGAAACAGCTGGAACCGATATTGGAAGACGTGAAAACTGCGCCCATGGCGACAGCCTTCAAGAACGATATCTCGCTCATGGTAAATGAATGCCTGATTCGCGCGATTGAAGCGCGTACCACCATTCCAAAATCCAATGAGGCAGCCAGAAGCGCTTACGTGCAGCGATCGGTCGAAGAAGGATTCGTGCTGACTCGGGTCCTTTATGATCAACTCGGCGATTTTGAAAAAGACTCAACTGGGCTGAAGAATGCTTACGGTAACCTGTTGCACACAATTAGTTTGGAACGTGAGCGCAAAAGAGCGAGAGAGGTTGTGTTCCGCGAACAGGCAACGCCGGAGATCGTGAGCGCAGTCCAACCTGCCCCCAATGAAGATCGCCTGTTGAATATCGCGGAGCAGAAGCTTGCAGCCGGTGATCGCGAAGGCGCGGAGAAGCTGGCGAATGAGGTGCTCGCGCACAATCACGGCGGCGAAGCGCCTGGACACGCGGTTTTCATTTTGGCCAGGATCGCGACTTTAACTGGAAAAATGGAAGAGGCACGCGCCAGCTTTGAGCAGGCAGTTCAATCTGTGCATGACTCCCGCATGCTGGCCTGGAGCCACATCTACCTGGGGAGAATCTTTGATATTCAGGACAAGCGCGACGTTGCTGTGGAGCATTATCGCGCAGCGCTTGCAGCCGGTGATCCCTCGGCAGACACAAAAGCAGCTGCGGAGCGAGGTCTGACAGAACCCTACCAGGCTCGGAAGACGGCCAAACCATGA
- the rnc gene encoding ribonuclease III, which produces MSSLAMNSDLAALQSALGHTFKRPEMLERALTHSSHAHEESKAGGPDACAEILDNEQFEFLGDAVLGLVTSQLLFEKFPTFHEGQLSKLKAHLVSAEHLVGVATRIGLGKYLRLGRGEERSGGRSKGTLLSDAIEAVIAAMYLDAGLEKTREFIIRQVLESELETITADGENEFSLTDHKSALQELLQSSGRQQPVYVTVKEEGPDHRKTFTVEARIYQQGQSKMEYVARAEGGTKKKAEQLAAKQALEHLRAQAENQ; this is translated from the coding sequence ATGAGCTCCCTCGCCATGAATTCTGATCTCGCTGCACTACAATCCGCGCTGGGGCATACCTTTAAGCGTCCGGAGATGCTGGAGCGAGCGCTAACGCATAGTTCGCACGCGCATGAGGAATCGAAGGCCGGTGGTCCGGATGCCTGTGCCGAGATACTCGATAATGAGCAGTTTGAGTTTTTAGGAGATGCAGTGCTCGGGCTGGTGACAAGCCAGCTGCTATTTGAGAAATTTCCTACCTTTCACGAAGGTCAGCTATCGAAGCTCAAAGCGCACTTGGTGAGCGCAGAACATCTTGTGGGCGTAGCAACCAGGATTGGATTAGGGAAATATCTGCGGTTGGGACGTGGTGAAGAGCGCAGCGGCGGACGGTCAAAAGGAACGCTGCTTTCCGATGCCATCGAGGCCGTAATCGCCGCCATGTACCTGGACGCGGGGCTGGAAAAGACCAGGGAATTCATCATCCGTCAGGTTCTCGAATCCGAACTTGAGACGATCACTGCCGACGGCGAAAATGAATTTAGCCTCACCGATCATAAGTCCGCGTTGCAGGAATTGTTGCAATCGAGTGGCAGGCAACAGCCTGTTTATGTCACAGTGAAGGAAGAAGGGCCGGACCATCGCAAGACTTTCACCGTGGAAGCGCGGATTTATCAACAGGGACAAAGCAAGATGGAATATGTAGCCCGCGCCGAAGGCGGAACGAAAAAGAAAGCGGAACAACTTGCCGCAAAGCAGGCGCTGGAGCATCTACGCGCCCAGGCTGAGAACCAATGA
- the lepB gene encoding signal peptidase I, with the protein MSDQDQTRTEEALAAAPVEAVPAQVKIEPQTVESDGIVPENAPLAAPEHKGHREPKDLLGIQAFFTVVIFSIYVITFIVQAFQIPSGSMENTLLVGDFLLVDKLHYAGLPGSAHLLPYGKIERGDIVVFYFPVDPSQFLVKRVIGMPGDHVRLRDKVVYVNGQPLQENYAVHKQWMPDGYRDNFPNQRGYSRDIDRHWRYELSNYVNGGELVVPAGHYFVMGDNRDNSLDSRYWGFVPRANIVGRPLVIYLSVRGSEPGRSSDKLIHSGQTLAHLLDLARWDRMFRLIR; encoded by the coding sequence ATGAGTGATCAGGACCAAACCCGGACCGAAGAAGCTTTGGCAGCCGCGCCGGTTGAAGCCGTGCCCGCACAGGTTAAGATCGAGCCTCAGACAGTTGAGTCTGATGGCATTGTGCCAGAAAATGCGCCTCTAGCCGCTCCAGAACACAAGGGCCATAGAGAGCCGAAAGACCTTCTCGGGATACAAGCGTTCTTCACCGTCGTGATCTTTAGCATCTACGTGATCACATTTATCGTTCAGGCATTTCAGATCCCTTCCGGCTCAATGGAAAATACGCTGCTCGTCGGGGACTTCCTGCTGGTGGACAAGCTGCATTATGCCGGCTTGCCGGGATCGGCGCACCTGCTGCCGTATGGAAAAATCGAGCGAGGCGACATCGTAGTTTTTTATTTTCCTGTCGATCCATCGCAATTTCTGGTGAAACGCGTGATTGGAATGCCAGGAGACCACGTCCGGCTGCGCGACAAAGTCGTCTATGTGAACGGCCAGCCGCTCCAGGAAAATTACGCGGTGCACAAGCAATGGATGCCTGATGGATATCGCGATAATTTTCCCAATCAGCGAGGCTATTCGCGGGACATTGATCGCCATTGGCGGTATGAATTATCGAATTACGTAAATGGCGGCGAACTGGTGGTGCCTGCGGGCCATTATTTTGTAATGGGCGACAATCGCGACAACAGCCTGGACAGCCGCTATTGGGGATTTGTACCTCGAGCCAACATCGTGGGCAGGCCCTTGGTAATCTATCTCTCGGTTCGAGGTTCGGAACCCGGACGCTCCAGTGATAAACTCATTCATTCAGGACAGACACTGGCCCACCTGCTGGATTTGGCGCGATGGGACCGCATGTTTCGTCTGATTCGCTGA
- the lepB gene encoding signal peptidase I, whose protein sequence is MFDKSKEKKPEKEKESLPESISGIASVLVSGLFILTFMVQAFEIPSESMVQTLLVGDHVFVDRLSPTSKAAYVGPLIPYREIRHGDIIVFLHPKEPGMYVVKRIIGIPGDRIHLRDGKVYRNGEALNEPYVVHSGPSYSPYRDQFPAVSPDGDSNVNPEWPIVMRGHLKDGELVVPPDNFFGMGDNRDVSLDSRFWGFIPRENVIGRPLFIYWSFNTPKDQYERTSMADRVGFLVHVVTHFFGETRWSRMFHLVH, encoded by the coding sequence TTGTTCGACAAGAGCAAAGAGAAAAAACCGGAAAAGGAAAAAGAAAGCCTGCCTGAATCAATCTCCGGGATTGCTTCAGTGTTGGTATCTGGGCTGTTCATCCTCACGTTCATGGTGCAGGCGTTTGAGATCCCATCGGAATCCATGGTCCAAACGCTGCTGGTGGGCGACCATGTTTTTGTCGATCGCCTTTCACCCACGTCGAAAGCCGCATATGTGGGGCCGTTGATTCCGTATCGCGAGATCCGCCATGGCGACATTATTGTTTTCCTTCATCCGAAGGAACCAGGAATGTATGTGGTGAAACGGATCATCGGAATCCCGGGAGACCGCATTCACCTGCGCGATGGCAAAGTTTATCGAAATGGCGAAGCCCTGAATGAGCCGTATGTGGTCCATTCCGGACCAAGCTATTCACCATATCGCGACCAATTTCCCGCGGTCTCCCCGGACGGTGACTCAAACGTAAATCCGGAATGGCCCATTGTGATGCGGGGACATTTGAAAGATGGTGAACTGGTAGTCCCGCCGGACAATTTTTTTGGCATGGGCGATAATCGCGACGTTAGCCTGGACAGCCGGTTCTGGGGTTTCATTCCCAGGGAAAACGTGATCGGGCGACCGCTCTTTATTTATTGGTCGTTTAATACGCCGAAAGACCAATACGAGCGCACCTCTATGGCAGACCGTGTAGGTTTTCTGGTTCATGTAGTTACTCATTTTTTCGGTGAAACCCGCTGGAGCCGCATGTTCCATCTGGTGCATTAA
- the lepB gene encoding signal peptidase I, which translates to MLPLFKRNQEKPERPKETLPESIAGIASVLVVGLFILTFVVQHFEIPSRSMERTLLVGDHVFVDRLTPLSGGKLGWVLPYRGIHRGDTAVFLTPNPAEQGMYLVKRIIGVPGDRIRLHDGVVYLNGVRQAEPYVIRNGTYDTYRDEFPNAFSYGMGQISPEWAATLQASIRGDEVVIPPDHYFAMGDNRDNSLDSRYWGFVPKENIIGRPLVVFWSFDVPEENGEPKPIGDRVAAFVNVTVHFFSLTRWNRLFHLVH; encoded by the coding sequence ATTTTGCCGTTATTTAAAAGAAATCAAGAAAAGCCGGAGCGCCCAAAAGAGACACTGCCGGAGTCGATCGCTGGAATTGCGTCTGTGCTCGTTGTGGGACTTTTTATTCTTACCTTTGTGGTCCAGCATTTTGAGATTCCGTCACGCTCCATGGAGCGAACTCTGTTGGTGGGAGATCATGTATTTGTCGATCGTCTCACACCGCTGAGCGGCGGAAAGCTGGGCTGGGTCTTGCCGTATCGTGGAATTCATCGCGGGGACACAGCGGTGTTCCTCACTCCGAATCCCGCCGAACAAGGCATGTATCTGGTGAAGCGCATTATTGGTGTGCCGGGAGACCGGATTCGGTTGCATGATGGTGTGGTCTATTTGAACGGCGTCAGGCAAGCTGAGCCATACGTGATTCGCAACGGAACTTACGACACATATCGTGATGAATTTCCTAACGCTTTCAGCTATGGGATGGGCCAGATTTCGCCGGAGTGGGCTGCAACTCTTCAAGCTAGTATTCGAGGGGATGAGGTAGTCATTCCGCCAGACCATTACTTTGCCATGGGCGACAATCGCGACAATAGTCTGGATAGCCGCTATTGGGGATTTGTGCCCAAAGAAAATATTATTGGGCGTCCGTTGGTCGTCTTCTGGTCGTTTGATGTGCCTGAAGAAAACGGCGAGCCGAAACCGATCGGTGATCGCGTGGCTGCGTTTGTAAACGTTACCGTACATTTTTTTAGTCTCACGCGATGGAACCGCCTCTTCCACCTGGTGCATTAA